The genomic region TTTTCATCCAGTCACAGCCAACTCCTGGTGGGCTGAGTGTGTTTAGAGGTTCACAAACATCAGCCCCAACTGTCAGTGCTGGAAATGGTAACGTAGTTTCACTTGTACAGCAAGCTGAACCCTGGGACCACAGGTAATAATCATCCATGACCTGACCGCTCGAACCAGCTCCAGATCCGCAGAATCCCAGCAGGTCCCCTTAAAGGCAGCACTAAGTGGTGAACATTCTGAAAAGGgcagaaataaatcaaaataagcCATTGGACCTCATAATTCCCCTCATCCTCAGCACATCCTGACAGGAAGCAATGAAGTTAATAAGATGTATCATTGAACCCAGCGATAATCAGCTCTGTGCTCGTCCTTTctgtgtctcttcctgtccctgtctccagGAGTGCTCTATAACCAGTTCCTGTCCCAAACGGACTTTGAGGTGCTGAGAGACAGAGCCAAGGTCGGCAGCATTTTAGACTTTTCATAGTTCTATTCAGCATGTCGGTGTGGAAACCTCCTCTAGTTCCTGCTGAACGCTCTCTGAAAGCCGTTGTTCCATGTTTTGCAGAGCTTGGGCTGTCTGGTGTGGCAGGACGCGGCTCACAGGGTCATGGTGGTGACGCTGTGGGGACACAGCGAAGTCAAGAAATTCTGGAAACGACAAAAGTCCCAAATGTAAGCTGAGGACTGGAGGAGCCGAGGACCGCCGCTTCAGACTTTCACACGCTTCTGTGTTGCAACGCGAGAATATAATAAAATTGTTTGTACTGGTTTCAATTTAACTTGTTGGAATAAGTGATGTGGATGTCGTGAATCTGACGATGTAATAAGAACCCATGGTTCTGAATAGATGTGCTCTGAAGAACAGTAGAACCACCCGGCTCCATCgtctccagcagcttcacaatGCACGACTCCTCACTGGGAAGAGAAAGTGGGACCACACCACATCTCTCCAGGCTTCCATTCACCTGTGACTGAGAACCTGTCAGAGTTGTAGCACCTTCCTGCTCCAGGCAGAAGTGGTGCTGCCAGAGCTTCTGCTGCGGCTGCTCCCGACCTgtggaaatattttattttaatgtttctcTTATGTTGATTTACATGTTTTGAAATGGTTCGAGCTTTTCCTTGCTCTGTAATTGACTTGCGTTTGTAAGCCGAGGGTTGGTTCCTGGGCAGCACTTGGCTCATCTAGGGTGATTTTGATGAGGTATAGAAATAAACACAACTTGATTGAGACATCCAgatgtgtgtgcttgtttggGGAGGGCGggtagtgcgtgtgtgtgtgtgcgtgtgttaccCTATTGTATTGTGCCAACTTAGTTTGCAGCCGCGCGCCGGGATAAAACTTTGTGAGTCCAgttgtttaaataaagttatCGTTAGGAGCAGCGTGACGAGAGTCCTCCtgaccagtaggtggcgatgACGCGCATTTGAGTTTGCACCAGCTGATTATTtcgaagaagaagaggaggatgacgcTTTCATAGAAGAAGAGCAACGTTTTGTGTCGGTTATTAACGCGGTGGAGTTTATTAGGATAGACGATGGAGTTTCCCTTCGATATTAACCAGCTGTTCCCCGAGAGGATCTCCGTCTTAGACCACACGCTTGAGGCAGGTGGTAAATTTGCTGGGAGGTAAGCTGGATCTGTTAGTTTGTCCATCTCAGCTTTACCACAGAGTGACTGACAAAGGAAGGACCCGGATTCGTACTCGCGTCGCACTGTTGCACTGTTTATGTTTGCAGGCCCGACCTTCAGGCTTGTTGTGCTACAGTTATTGATGAACTCGGGAAGGCGTCGGCGAGGGTAAATATAGTTGGAATCCCTTTTCTAATGACACTGATTCTCAGCTCCGGATCTAATGGGATGCCTCACACTGTCATTGGGTTCATAACCGCGACAACCGCTGTAGATTTATTATGTTTGTATTGCTGTTTTTGGCTGATCATTGATGTTGATCATGACTAATGAGTCAATTTTAGTGCAGAACTATGTCATGTCCTGAACAAATTGTTTGTGATGTTGTTATAACATTTATTTCTGGGCATGTTTTCATTTAGAAATTGAAATCCAAGCATTAAGTATTGGTATTTAAACCCATTTTGCTAATTGTGTAATTTGCTGTGCAggacttttcaaaataaaagtcttaGCTCTGTAAGTACTGATGTATTAATAGGatctttcctttttatttggattatttatttatgccttTACATGTTTGATTGGTTGTTCTGCCGATCCACAAAGTCTCTGAAATTCGGTGACTTGGTCActaaaatgttccattttgCTGTTTGTCCATCTGTCCAGTTTGTCCCACCTGTCCTGAAGGAGGTCACAGCTTTCAAGAGCAAGCTCTCTTGATTTGATCTGAGTTAAAATAAGTTAATGAAATAATGAAAGTTGGTGCAGTGTTGTTCTTCCACAGGCCCAGCAGCTTCCAGCACCTGTCACAAGTGCATCCAAGATGAAGTCGCAGAGACACCAGCTTTATCTACTAAAAGATGGCGAGAGCAACGGGTCTGTGTGTTTACATCTGTATATCTGCTAAGCATAGATGCCTGGATAGATACATACACTCTGTATTTTATTCTGTTGAGTGTTTTCTGGCAGGTCTATTAATTGTTCTTGCCTTGTATGCAGAGGACGAGGTGTTGTCACAGGATTTCTCAAGATCGGATACAAGAAGTTGTTCCTGCTTGTGAGTCACCACGTCGCTTATTGCTTTGTCCCCAGGATGGTGGTTTGGCTTTCAGATGTTCTGTTTGAAATTCTGGAAGTATGCCCTCTGTCTTGTGTTCAGGATCTCCAGAGTGTTCACGTCGAAGCGGAGCCCCTTTGTGTTCTGGATTTCTACATTGTGGAAAGCCTACAGCGACATGGTTATGGACTAGAGGTCTTTGACTTCATGCTGCAGGTGAACAATTGGGCTTTCCTGCTATAGTGGTTGATGTAGATGAAGTAATTCTGGCTTTGGTGCAGCATTGGTCATGTTCTTGGGTTTCACACCCAGCTTGGAATTATTT from Takifugu rubripes chromosome 12, fTakRub1.2, whole genome shotgun sequence harbors:
- the LOC101074501 gene encoding alpha-tubulin N-acetyltransferase 1 isoform X1, translating into MEFPFDINQLFPERISVLDHTLEAGGKFAGRPDLQACCATVIDELGKASARAQQLPAPVTSASKMKSQRHQLYLLKDGESNGGRGVVTGFLKIGYKKLFLLDLQSVHVEAEPLCVLDFYIVESLQRHGYGLEVFDFMLQDKNLDPVLMAYDRPSPKLLSFLANHYHLTENVPQVNNFVVFKSFFLNRSGNIFALFSWVLLFLNILSEYNAAFPSAFIAVVS
- the LOC101074501 gene encoding alpha-tubulin N-acetyltransferase 1 isoform X2, with product MEFPFDINQLFPERISVLDHTLEAGGKFAGRPDLQACCATVIDELGKASARAQQLPAPVTSASKMKSQRHQLYLLKDGESNGGRGVVTGFLKIGYKKLFLLDLQSVHVEAEPLCVLDFYIVESLQRHGYGLEVFDFMLQDKNLDPVLMAYDRPSPKLLSFLANHYHLTENVPQVNNFVVFKSFFLNRSVH